The Sediminicola sp. YIK13 genomic sequence ACTTCGTCAATTAATCCAGAAATGTGTACAAAGTGGTCTTTTTCAACTCCTTCTTCAGTGATAAATCCAAAACCTTTAGTTTCATTGAAAAATTTTACTGTTCCTTTACTCATCGTAATATGTATTAAATTTATAATATGTATTGAGCTACAAAGGTCGTGCCAATAAAGTTAATACACAACTTATTAAGGTTCGATCTTCCTGATACCTGTTGGAATTGTCCTTTATCTAGAGGTTTATATAAAACTTCGAAGAACGTAAAAGGGGCAGTGGCCTATCCTGAGAAGCATTTGAGAAGAAAAAAAGAAAGAGTTTTTGTGATAGTGAAATAAGCGAGTATTCATGGCAAGGATACCCAAATGCGGTCCATTCCGATATTTTAG encodes the following:
- a CDS encoding cold-shock protein, which translates into the protein MSKGTVKFFNETKGFGFITEEGVEKDHFVHISGLIDEVREGDEVEFDLQEGNKGLNAVNVKVI